One Camelina sativa cultivar DH55 chromosome 3, Cs, whole genome shotgun sequence genomic window carries:
- the LOC104758161 gene encoding uncharacterized protein LOC104758161: MKNKVSLLKSILLFLSLSELASSKFHGNPAHEMVSILNRNRTSPKLTNLNENPGLGCMALQYVEFCEGNCNVNNTLGCEPPEDDFTQVFAPNCGVELPTFGAITGHILGCSSKYVAPEVAFSDILFRDNKTLSLLRNRSHTEVGVGVARLHKGNFFWCLLFSEGGTNSSFALEDNGRGIKQRRGCYSGSAFPCSNAHMICMRLLNSFLGILLSSSCLFKQHLTS; the protein is encoded by the exons ATGAAGAACAAAGTTAGCCTTCTGAAGTCGATTTTACTGTTTCTCTCACTCTCAGAGCTAGCTAGCTCCAAATTTCACg GAAATCCAGCTCATGAAATGGTGAGCATCTTGAACCGGAACAGAACATCCCCAAAACTCACCAACCTAAATGAGAATCCTGGCCTTGGTTGCATGGCCCTCCAGTATGTTGAGTTCTGCGAGGGGAATTGCAATGTCAACAACACTCTCGGCTGCGAACCCCCTGAAGACGACTTCACTCAGGTTTTTGCCCCAAATTGTGGTGTAGAACTTCCCACGTTTGGAGCCATAACAGGCCATATCCTCGGCTGCAGCTCTAAGTATGTAGCACCAGAAGTCGCTTTCTCAGACATTCTCTTTAGAGATAACAAAACCTTGTCGCTGCTTAGAAATAGGTCGCATACCGAGGTTGGAGTGGGAGTGGCTAGGTTGCATAAAGGTAACTTCTTTTGGTGCCTTCTCTTTAGCGAAGGTGGGACAAACTCCTCCTTTGCTCTGGAAGATAACGGCCGGGGCATCAAACAAAGAAGAGGCTGCTACAGCGGAAGTGCTTTTCCTTGTAGCAATGCACACATGATTTGCATGCGCCTTCTCAACAGCTTTCTGGGAATTCTCTTGTCTTCCTCCTGTCTATTTAAGCAACACCTTACGAGTTGA
- the LOC104758153 gene encoding metacaspase-1-like — translation MRMALYWLVQGCTAGDSLVFHYSGHGSRQRNYNGDEVDGYDETLCPLDFETQGMIVDDEINATIVRPLPHGAKLHSIIDACHSGTVLDLPFLCRMNRAGQYVWEDHRPRSGLWKGTAGGEAISISGCDDDQTSADTSALSKITSTGAMTFCFIQAIERSTQGTTYGSILNSMRTTIRNTGNDGGGIGGSGVVTTVLSMLLTGGSAIGGLRQEPQLTACQPFDVYAKPFIL, via the exons ATGAGGATGGCATTGTATTGGCTCGTACAGGGATGCACAGCAGGCGACTCACTTGTCTTTCACTACTCGGGTCATGGTTCGCGTCAAAGAAACTACAACGGTGATGAAGTTGATGGCTATGATGAAACACTCTGTCCCCTTGATTTTGAAACTCAGGGGATGATTGTAGATGATGAGATCAACGCTACCATTGTGCGTCCTCTTCCCCATGGTGCCAAACTCCATTCAATTATCGATGCTTGCCATAGTGGCACCGTCCTGGATTTACCCTTCCTATGCAGAATGAACAG AGCTGGGCAGTATGTGTGGGAGGATCATCGCCCTAGGTCAGGTTTGTGGAAAGGAACAGCTGGTGGGGAAGCCATATCGAtcagtggatgtgatgatgacCAGACTTCGGCAGACACATCA GCGCTGTCAAAGATCACGTCTACAGGTGCTATGACATTCTGTTTTATTCAAGCGATAGAACGCAGCACACAAGGCACAACCTATGGAAGCATTCTGAATTCGATGCGCACCACAATAAGGAATACAGGGAATGATGGTGGTGGTATTGGTGGTAGTGGAGTTGTTACGACTGTGCTAAGCATGCTTCTGACAGGGGGAAGTGCAATTGGGGGATTAAGACAG GAGCCTCAGCTAACTGCTTGTCAACCATTCGATGTCTATGCAAAGCCTTTCATTCTCTAG
- the LOC104758171 gene encoding cytochrome c oxidase-assembly factor COX23, mitochondrial-like isoform X2, translating to MTTKEAGASYPSAARISDSPCYLQYSASLKCLEEFGSDKSKCQDHFDVYKECKKKEREARLERNKTRSLFS from the exons ATGACGACGAAAGAGGCGGGTGCGTCGTACCCTAGCGCGGCTCGGATATCTGATTCTCCATGTTATCTTCAGTACTCTGCGTCTCTCAAAT GTCTTGAAGAATTTGGATCCGACAAGAGTAAATGCCAGGATCATTTTGATGTGTATAAAGAATGCAAGAAGAAAGAG AGGGAAGCTCGATTGGAACGCAATAAGACACGTTCGTTGTTCTCTTGA
- the LOC104758171 gene encoding uncharacterized protein LOC104758171 isoform X1 — protein MTTKEAGASYPSAARISDSPCYLQYSASLKCLEEFGSDKSKCQDHFDVYKECKKKEVVVNSHYALFCFRILCLPMFCFSEGSSIGTQ, from the exons ATGACGACGAAAGAGGCGGGTGCGTCGTACCCTAGCGCGGCTCGGATATCTGATTCTCCATGTTATCTTCAGTACTCTGCGTCTCTCAAAT GTCTTGAAGAATTTGGATCCGACAAGAGTAAATGCCAGGATCATTTTGATGTGTATAAAGAATGCAAGAAGAAAGAGGTTGTTGTAAATTCACATTATGCCTTATTCTGTTTCCGAATTCTCTGCTTACCTATGTTTTGTTTCTCAGAGGGAAGCTCGATTGGAACGCAATAA